The following proteins are co-located in the Apium graveolens cultivar Ventura chromosome 5, ASM990537v1, whole genome shotgun sequence genome:
- the LOC141725062 gene encoding glutathione S-transferase U17-like — MVSNGVQVLGTTYSPYATRVQIALNLKSVDFEFIEENLSSKSELLLRSNPVNKKVPVLIHGDKCICESLVILQYIDETWTANGHTLLPSDAYDRAVARFWAAYFDDKIVPVMRELRSAQGEDKVAMIERLKEGMGLLEEAFVKCSKGEAFFGGDKIGILDIAFGSCLGWIKAMEKMGGINLIAEAKTPGLVGWADKFMSIDAVKNVLPAPQFLIELLKNMQATPKAASN; from the exons ATGGTTTCAAACGGTGTACAAGTGTTAGGCACAACCTACAGCCCGTATGCGACCCGGGTTCAAATTGCTCTTAATCTCAAATCCGTAGATTTTGAGTTCATTGAGGAGAACTTAAGCTCCAAAAGTGAACTTCTCCTTAGATCTAACCCTGTTAATAAGAAAGTGCCTGTTTTGATCCACGGCGATAAGTGCATCTGCGAATCCCTTGTCATTCTTCAATACATTGACGAAACTTGGACCGCTAATGGTCACACTCTTCTCCCTTCTGATGCTTACGATCGTGCTGTTGCTCGATTCTGGGCTGCCTATTTTGATGACAAG ATAGTTCCGGTGATGAGGGAGCTTAGATCGGCCCAAGGGGAGGACAAGGTTGCAATGATAGAGCGATTGAAAGAAGGAATGGGGCTTTTGGAGGAGGCGTTTGTAAAATGTAGCAAAGGCGAGGCTTTTTTTGGAGGAGATAAAATTGGGATCCTTGATATAGCTTTTGGAAGCTGCCTGGGATGGATTAAAGCCATGGAGAAAATGGGTGGCATCAACTTAATTGCTGAAGCCAAAACACCAGGCCTCGTCGGATGGGCTGACAAGTTTATGTCTATTGATGCTGTCAAGAATGTTCTGCCGGCGCCTCAATTTTTAATAGAATTGCTTAAAAACATGCAAGCCACACCCAAAGCTGCTTCAAATTAA
- the LOC141660875 gene encoding uncharacterized protein LOC141660875, protein MDNCKPMDGGHLRADKNHYVDNGIVVRTVNQRRGYVCMIRFGIAGLAGESELPWCVLGDFNDLMFAHEKKGGRPHPRRLLEGFVDAVNDCGLIDMGFSGNEFTWERARGQTNWIQERLDRGLANQQWQSLFPDAKIRVWDVSSSDHLPLILELNRQVYVQKSCRFKFENIWIREADCYNLINQSCNMQEGLGIMEKIKYCTMKLQEWGGGQLKELGVQIKQSKGRLHRLRSRRDMYGVRQYNEERDKYLRLLEKREIYWSQRAKQFWLKHGDQNSRFFHSFATGRRQQNQLKGLRNKDGEWKDDETEMQNIVVDYFTGLFKATPDIESLTEREAVMHVTEGQNEELIKPILREEVKEAIFSMHPEKSPGEDGLNPAFYQTYWNIVGDDVFKFCVDFFETGELY, encoded by the exons ATGGACAATTGCAAGCCGATggatggtggacatttacgtgcagaTAAGAATCATTATGTCGATAACGGGATAGTTGTGAGGACAGTAAATCAAAGGCGGGGATATGTATGCATGATACGTT TTGGAATTGCTGGATTAGCTGGTGAATCTGAGTTACCATGGTGTGTGTTAGGTGATTTTAATGACCTGATGTTTGCCCATGAAAAGAAAGGGGGGCGACCTCACCCTCGAAGATTGCTAGAGGGTTTTGTTGATGCTGTTAATGACTGTGGTTTAATAGATATGGGTTTCTCTGGGAACGAGTTTACATGGGAGAGAGCTCGTGGTCAAACTAATTGGATTCAGGAGCGCCTCGATAGAGGACTTGCAAACCAGCAGTGGCAAAGTTTGTTTCCAGACGCGAAGATAAGAGTTTGGGATGTGTCTTCTTCGGATCATCTCCCGTTGATACTAGAGTTAAACAGACAAGTGTATGTTCAAAAAAGTTGTCGGTTtaagtttgaaaatatatggaTCAGGGAAGCTGACTGTTACAATTTAATAAACCAAAGCTGTAATATGCAAGAGGGATTGGGGATAATGGAAAAAATTAAGTACTGTACGATGAAGTTGCAAGAGTGGGGTGGAGGGCAGTTGAAAGAGTTGGGGGTGCAGATTAAGCAGAGTAAAGGGAGGTTGCATAGGCTACGGTCGAGAAGGGATATGTATGGAGTTCGGCAGTATAACGAGGAAAGAGATAAGTATCTTCGACTATTGGAAAAGCGTGAAATTTACTGGAGCCAAAGAGCGAAGCAATTCTGGCTTAAGCATGGTGACCAAAATTCTAGGTTCTTCCATAGCTTTGCAACTGGTCGGAGACAGCAGAATCAGCTCAAGGGGTTGAGAAACAAAGATGGGGAATGGAAAGATGATGAGACAGAGATGCAGAACATTGTGGTTGATTATTTTACAGGTTTGTTTAAAGCTACGCCGGATATAGAAAGTTTAACGGAGAGAGAGGCTGTTATGCACGTTACTGAAGGTCAAAACGAGGAACTGATAAAGCCTATCCTGAGAGAGGAAGTGAAAGAAGCTATTTTCTCAATGCATCCAGAAAAATCACCGGGTGAAGATGGTCTTAATCCAGCTTTTTATCAGACGTATTGGAATATAGTTGGGGATGATGTTTtcaaattttgtgtagatttttTTGAAACGGGGGAACTGTATTAA
- the LOC141725063 gene encoding glutathione S-transferase U17-like: protein MSCKEVKVLGAWPSPYVMRPRISLNIKSVDYEFLQEKLGTKTELLLKSNPVHKKIPVLIHGDKSICESLIIVEYIDEVWSSNHSIMPSDPYDRAIARFWAAYLDEKWFPSLRSIATSNGEEEKNAAIKLVQEGLVLLEDAYTKCSRGKMFFGGEKIGYLDIALGSFLGWMRVTEKVNNVKLIDEANTPGLVNWAHNFCSDAAVKDVMPQTDKLYDFSKVLMAQMKAPPKCA from the exons ATGAGCTGCAAGGAAGTGAAAGTTTTGGGTGCATGGCCTAGTCCATATGTGATGAGGCCTAGAATTTCTCTAAACATAAAATCTGTTGATTATGAATTTCTCCAGGAAAAGCTCGGTACCAAAACCGAGCTTCTTCTCAAATCCAATCCAGTTCATAAGAAAATACCTGTCCTAATTCACGGAGATAAGTCCATTTGCGAGTCCCTTATCATTGTTGAGTATATCGATGAGGTTTGGTCATCAAATCATTCAATTATGCCTTCTGATCCATACGATCGTGCCATAGCGCGTTTTTGGGCTGCTTACCTAGACGAAAAG TGGTTTCCATCGTTGAGAAGCATAGCAACAAGTAATGGGGAGGAAGAGAAGAATGCCGCGATAAAGCTAGTGCAGGAAGGACTGGTTTTATTGGAAGATGCATATACAAAATGCAGCAGAGGCAAGATGTTTTTTGGAGGGGAGAAAATTGGGTATCTCGACATTGCATTGGGATCCTTTCTGGGATGGATGAGAGTTACAGAGAAGGTGAACAATGTGAAACTCATCGATGAAGCTAATACACCTGGGCTTGTCAACTGGGCTCACAACTTTTGCTCAGATGCTGCTGTCAAGGATGTCATGCCTCAAACTGACAAGTTGTATGACTTCTCAAAGGTGCTTATGGCCCAAATGAAAGCTCCCCCAAAGTGTGCTTAA
- the LOC141725064 gene encoding hydroxyproline O-galactosyltransferase GALT6-like, giving the protein MKRGKYDALVSVNRLKLIQVLMCIIFLFLIIMTFEIPLLFKSSLGFESAEINFTGPLKINVFVDNTLQRKPERRMRELKKVSGLVFDEIAFDSISKSENFTELLKMARDAFVVGKNHWDDVVSGKTKIELGKKKKEKFSVSCPKSVSLSGVEFRKRGRMIVLPCGLALGSHITIVGRPYFAHLEKDPKIWRKKKEDEAESVRVSQFVVELQGLKAVDGEDPPRILHFNPRLKGDWSEKPVIEQNTCYRMQWGSSWRCVGIKSKEDEETVDGQAKCENWIRDDENITEGENTTWWLNKLMGRPKKVPLNWPFPFVEDKLFILTLYAGLEGFHVNVDGRHVSSFPYRTGFTLEDATGLFVKGDVGVHSVFAAALPTTHPSYDPKRHLEMIPKWQAPPLPDSAVEIFIGILSAGNHFAERMAVRKSWLQHESIKSMNAVARFFVAMHKRKDVNLELLKEAEFFGDIVIVPYMDNYDLVVLKTIAICEYGVRMVAAKYIMKCDDDTFVRIDAVLQEVKKVQKGRSLYVGNINYNRKPFRYGKWAVTDEEWPEEDYPPYANGPGYIISSDIANHVVSDFENHKLRLFKMEDVSMGMWVGKYNHSKPVEYVHSLNFCQFGCIEDYYTAHYQSPRQMTCLWDKLKRRGKPQCCNT; this is encoded by the exons ATGAAGAGGGGTAAATATGATGCATTAGTATCAGTGAACCGTCTAAAACTCATACAAGTCTTGATGTGTATTATATTTCTGTTTCTCATAATCATGACATTTGAAATCCCACTTCTTTTTAAATCAAGTCTTGGTTTTGAATCAGCTGAAATTAACTTCACTGGTCCACTCAAAATCAATGTCTTTGTAGACAACACACTTCAGCGGAAACCCGAAAGGCGCATGAGAGAACTAAAGAAAGTTTCTGGCCTTGTTTTTGATGAAATTGCTTTTGATAGTATTAGTAAAAGTGAAAATTTTACTGAGCTGCTCAAAATGGCAAGAGATGCTTTTGTGGTTGGTAAAAATCACTGGGATGATGTTGTGTCAGGTAAAACTAAGATTGAGCTTGGtaagaaaaagaaggaaaaattTTCGGTTTCTTGTCCAAAATCAGTGTCTTTATCTGGTGTTGAGTTTAGAAAGAGAGGTAGAATGATTGTTTTACCGTGTGGATTGGCATTGGGATCGCATATTACTATTGTGGGCAGGCCTTATTTTGCTCATTTGGAGAAAGACCCGAAAATATGGAGGAAGAAGAAAGAGGACGAGGCGGAGAGTGTGAGGGTGTCACAGTTTGTTGTTGAGTTGCAGGGACTGAAAGCTGTTGATGGAGAGGATCCACCAAGGATTTTACATTTTAATCCGAGGTTAAAGGGAGATTGGAGCGAAAAGCCAGTGATTGAGCAGAACACGTGTTATCGGATGCAATGGGGTTCTTCATGGAGGTGCGTTGGAATTAAGTCCAAGGAAGATGAGGAAACTG TTGATGGGCAGGCAAAATGTGAGAATTGGATCCGTGACGATGAAAATATTACAGAAGGAGAAAATACCACCTGGTGGCTAAATAAGCTGATGGGACGACCAAAGAAGGTTCCTCTTAATTGGCCATTCCCTTTTGTTGAGGACAAGTTGTTTATTCTTACTTTGTATGCCGGCCTAGAGGGTTTTCATGTTAATGTTGACGGGAGACATGTTTCTTCTTTTCCCTATCGCACT GGATTTACTCTTGAGGATGCCACGGGTCTATTTGTAAAAGGGGATGTTGGCGTGCATTCTGTATTTGCTGCAGCCTTACCCACAACTCATCCAAGTTATGATCCAAAGAGGCATCTGGAGATGATTCCCAAGTGGCAGGCCCCACCTCTCCCTGATTCAGCTGTTGAAATTTTTATCGGTATTCTTTCAGCAGGAAATCATTTTGCTGAGAGGATGGCTGTAAGGAAGTCATGGTTGCAGCATGAATCGATCAAGTCAATGAATGCTGTTGCTCGTTTTTTTGTGGCAATG CATAAGCGAAAGGATGTAAACTTAGAGCTACTAAAAGAAGCAGAATTTTTTGGTGATATTGTTATAGTACCTTACATGGATAACTATGACCTTGTTGTTTTGAAGACTATTGCAATTTGCGAATATGGG GTCCGGATGGTGGCAGCAAAGTATATTATGAAGTGTGATGATGATACATTTGTTAGAATCGATGCAGTGCTCCAGGAAGTTAAGAAAGTTCAGAAAGGTAGAAGCCTGTATGTCGGAAACATCAATTATAATCGCAAGCCCTTCCGATATGGTAAATGGGCTGTGACAGATGAG GAATGGCCTGAAGAAGATTATCCACCTTATGCAAATGGCCCTGGTTACATTATATCATCCGATATTGCTAACCATGTTGTATCTGATTTTGAGAATCATAAGTTGCGA TTGTTCAAGATGGAGGATGTAAGCATGGGGATGTGGGTGGGAAAATATAATCATTCAAAACCTGTTGAGTACGTTCATAGCTTGAATTTCTGTCAATTTGGATGCATTGAAGATTATTACACCGCACATTACCAATCTCCAAGACAGATGACATGTCTATGGGATAAATTGAAACGACGAGGAAAACCCCAGTGCTGCAACACATGA